The DNA region CCTTGTAGCTGGTTCTAGCTAACAAAAAGAAGAGCTCGACCTTTCTGGAAGCGAGGTTTCTACCACCACTTTCCCGCTTCCCACTCTCGGCCCAAAGCTCAGGCAGGCTGCTGAGGATGTTCACAACGGAAAAggctttgttgttgtccgAGGTATCCGGGATATGCAGCCCGGCGAGTTCTCACCCGAGGACAaaatcatcatcttccttgGGATTTCGAGCTACATTGCCGGTGCTCGGGGAAGGCAGGATGAGAACGGCAACATGCTGTGTAAGTTGAGTGCTTCTGAGTTTTGTCCCGCGTAACTAACGAGAGACAAGCGCATATTCGCAATGCCAAGCTGTCAAAGACACCACAGTCCCAGCGCCCAACTAGATACTCGTCTCGTGCTTCTGTAGGTCACGCCAGGCCATATGTCGAAGCTGCTGGCCGCTGACCTGTTCTGATCTAGACATTCCACACCGACACATTCTGTGACATTCTTGCTCTCCAGTCGCGCAGTAATGCCATGGAGGGCGGAGCCACCCTTGTTTCGTCCACCTGGACCGTCTATAACAAGCTCCAAAAGGAGCATCCAGAACTCTGCGAGCTCCTTGCGCAGCCCATCTGGCCTTTTGACAGCCGGGGAAGCTTCTTCCCCTGCAGCACTCGACCTCTGCTGTATCATCACGACGGAAAGGTCATGATGAACTTTGCTCGCGAACCCCTGCTGGGTCTGGAGGATGTCAAGCGCAAGGCGGGTCTTCCTGTACTCTCACAGGAGCAAAAGAATGCCCTGGAAATTGTGGAGAGGTTCGCAACCGAGGGTCAGATAAGCATTAACACCGAGCCTGGTGACCTGCTCTTTATCAATAACCACGGGGTTCTCCACTCACGAGAAGAATTCACCGACGCTGTCGAGAACCCTCGCTATCTCGTCAGAATGTGGCTCAAGAACGAGGAGCTCGCTTGGGATCTCCCTGAGGACCTCCAGTACGGCAACTCTCGAATTTATGACCGGGACAATGGTCTCGGCGAAAGGTGGAATCTGGTGGACACTCCCCGTATCGAATTCGCCGTGGCTGAGCGGCTTACCTCTTGAGCCGCATCTATCTAATGGGTAATGATTGTGATGACTGGGACAAAGGGCAAAAAACAGGCGTTGGGGACACGGAGTTGAAGCGCAGGAGGCTTGACAAAAGCCATACttgtttttggtttgggtt from Podospora pseudocomata strain CBS 415.72m chromosome 3, whole genome shotgun sequence includes:
- a CDS encoding hypothetical protein (COG:E; EggNog:ENOG503NY61); this translates as MGYWVGVQSTPPAVLPYPTWKTLILRSCDFLGILSRITSCYKFARLRAPTSFARRAVGAYIDGSGAAGCPFSFRSITSNSLDSFVIISTTFTMGAETILSHTEHIPAWGDLTLTLKGELAHATKIPKLPNEICGPLAWNPSTFESDADYTITLDDREIKEVRSAISHFNEELDLSGSEVSTTTFPLPTLGPKLRQAAEDVHNGKGFVVVRGIRDMQPGEFSPEDKIIIFLGISSYIAGARGRQDENGNMLSHIRNAKLSKTPQSQRPTRYSSRASTFHTDTFCDILALQSRSNAMEGGATLVSSTWTVYNKLQKEHPELCELLAQPIWPFDSRGSFFPCSTRPLLYHHDGKVMMNFAREPLLGLEDVKRKAGLPVLSQEQKNALEIVERFATEGQISINTEPGDLLFINNHGVLHSREEFTDAVENPRYLVRMWLKNEELAWDLPEDLQYGNSRIYDRDNGLGERWNLVDTPRIEFAVAERLTS